One Methanobacterium sp. genomic region harbors:
- a CDS encoding molybdopterin-dependent oxidoreductase, whose protein sequence is MKVILNVAHSICPQCSVGCGINLITKENKVVDTYPYKRHPINEGKNCEKGKNCFNLITAKNRLKNPLIMKNGNLSKSNWEDALDLIVSKIKSYPPSQIGIIGSGNYTNEDMKTLKKFADTLNIKNIGYYTGNFPEFDIKTATFEDLENSNFILIIGDVIKENPLLGRRIIIASENGAEITSADSPDKTFTGLNSDNYIQIKTISEFLDNMDPDVLNKLNESSTIIFNKLDHKKEFEKILNLTKNTKSKILPVMKQCNGMGVMKILPALDKEGIAELISNVKLLYVVGDNPASYVEESLNNLDFLITQDSSVNETTLLSDAVLPASCWAEKTGTFTSSMGDIQKISKTVPAPGSALEDQIIIDKIAGKMGIELQVIK, encoded by the coding sequence ATGAAAGTAATTTTAAACGTAGCACACAGCATATGTCCACAATGTAGTGTTGGCTGTGGAATAAACCTGATAACTAAAGAAAATAAAGTAGTGGATACCTATCCCTATAAAAGACACCCTATAAATGAAGGAAAAAATTGTGAAAAAGGAAAAAACTGTTTTAATCTAATAACTGCTAAAAATAGATTAAAAAACCCCCTTATAATGAAAAATGGTAATTTATCAAAATCTAACTGGGAAGACGCTTTAGATTTAATAGTTTCCAAAATAAAATCTTATCCCCCTTCTCAAATTGGAATAATAGGTTCAGGGAACTATACAAATGAAGACATGAAAACTTTGAAAAAATTTGCTGACACATTAAATATAAAAAATATAGGGTATTACACCGGAAATTTTCCCGAGTTTGACATAAAAACTGCCACTTTTGAAGATTTAGAGAATTCAAATTTCATTTTGATAATAGGGGATGTAATTAAAGAAAATCCATTACTGGGCAGAAGAATAATTATTGCCAGTGAAAATGGTGCAGAAATAACATCTGCAGACTCTCCAGATAAGACTTTCACCGGATTAAATTCAGATAATTACATTCAAATCAAAACAATTTCAGAATTTTTAGATAATATGGATCCAGACGTGCTTAATAAGCTAAATGAATCATCAACTATCATATTCAACAAATTAGATCATAAAAAAGAATTTGAAAAGATATTAAATCTTACGAAAAATACCAAATCTAAAATACTCCCTGTAATGAAACAGTGCAATGGAATGGGAGTTATGAAAATTCTTCCAGCATTAGATAAAGAGGGAATAGCTGAATTAATATCAAATGTAAAACTTCTTTATGTGGTGGGAGACAATCCTGCATCTTATGTAGAAGAATCATTAAATAATCTTGATTTTTTAATTACTCAAGATAGTTCAGTGAACGAAACCACTTTATTATCGGATGCAGTACTTCCTGCTTCCTGCTGGGCGGAAAAAACTGGAACTTTTACGAGTAGTATGGGAGATATACAGAAAATTTCAAAAACCGTTCCAGCACCTGGAAGTGCACTTGAAGATCAAATAATCATCGATAAAATCGCAGGAAAGATGGGAATTGAACTACAGGTGATAAAATGA
- the hmd gene encoding 5,10-methenyltetrahydromethanopterin hydrogenase, translating into MKIAILGAGCYRTHAASGITNFTRACEVAEMVGKPEIAMTHSTMTMGAELMELAGVKDIVIADPVFDNDFRVIDDFDYENVIEAHKENPESVMPQIREKVNEVAKDLPKPPKGAIHFVHPEDLGFEVTTDDREAVADADFIMTWFPKGDMQPAIVDNFLDDVKKGATITHACTIPTTKFSKIFAEKHGDLVTSPETLNVTSYHPGAVPEMKGQVYIAEGYATDNAINTLFELGQKARGNAYKMPAELLGPVCDMCSALTAITYAGLLGYRDSVMNVLGAPAGFAQMMAKESLTQITDLMDKVGIDKMEESLDPSALLGTADSMNFGSTAELLPIILESLNKRAAE; encoded by the coding sequence ATGAAGATTGCAATATTAGGGGCAGGATGTTACAGGACACACGCTGCGAGTGGAATTACGAACTTCACAAGGGCATGTGAAGTGGCTGAAATGGTAGGAAAACCTGAAATAGCCATGACTCATTCCACAATGACTATGGGCGCAGAATTAATGGAACTTGCAGGAGTTAAAGATATAGTAATTGCTGATCCTGTATTCGACAACGACTTTAGAGTTATCGATGATTTTGATTATGAAAACGTTATAGAGGCCCATAAAGAAAACCCTGAAAGTGTAATGCCTCAAATAAGAGAAAAAGTCAATGAAGTTGCTAAAGACCTGCCGAAACCCCCAAAAGGAGCTATTCACTTCGTCCATCCTGAAGACCTTGGATTTGAAGTAACAACTGATGACCGTGAAGCAGTTGCAGATGCAGACTTTATAATGACATGGTTCCCTAAAGGCGACATGCAGCCAGCAATAGTTGATAACTTCTTAGATGATGTTAAAAAGGGCGCAACAATAACCCACGCATGTACAATTCCAACCACAAAATTCAGCAAGATATTTGCAGAAAAACACGGTGACCTTGTAACCTCACCTGAAACACTCAACGTCACATCCTATCACCCTGGAGCTGTTCCAGAAATGAAGGGGCAAGTGTACATAGCTGAAGGCTACGCTACGGATAATGCAATAAACACTCTTTTTGAGTTAGGTCAGAAGGCAAGAGGTAACGCATATAAAATGCCTGCAGAACTCCTTGGGCCTGTATGTGATATGTGCTCAGCATTAACTGCAATTACATATGCTGGATTATTAGGTTACAGAGATTCTGTAATGAATGTTCTGGGAGCTCCTGCGGGATTCGCTCAGATGATGGCTAAAGAATCACTCACCCAGATTACAGATCTGATGGATAAAGTAGGTATTGATAAAATGGAAGAAAGTTTAGACCCTAGTGCTTTACTGGGGACAGCAGACTCTATGAATTTTGGATCAACAGCAGAATTACTGCCTATAATTCTTGAATCATTAAATAAAAGAGCTGCAGAGTAA
- the hmdB gene encoding 5,10-methenyltetrahydromethanopterin hydrogenase cofactor biosynthesis protein HmdB translates to MISLFQTKSAEDLLYLLQTACDLRDGKIKLTSTVHLTNVCKVTPKCKYCGFAAGTSHDGYYHPFFKADSEILNAAKCVERSGIPRISCSGAHGYEGSHAVNAARLVKENTSLELLVNVGADLNKESLKELGKYETDTICCNLETVNQNLFNELKPGEKLEDRIKICNNISDSGIELSSGLLIGLGESYMDRADHLLYLKKFKTLGEIPIMGFNPYRDTPMEYYPPCSLIEQIKTIAITRLVFPDLRITVPTPTIGPKNVKYPLIAGANNLATVIPEDYPSNVKGVGSSSYGNLKDVVSIVKELGLKLES, encoded by the coding sequence ATAATAAGTTTATTTCAGACCAAAAGTGCTGAAGATCTTTTATATCTGTTACAAACTGCCTGTGATTTAAGAGATGGTAAAATAAAACTCACATCTACGGTTCATCTAACTAATGTTTGCAAGGTTACTCCTAAATGCAAATACTGCGGATTTGCTGCTGGAACATCACATGATGGATATTACCACCCTTTCTTTAAAGCAGATTCTGAGATATTAAATGCTGCTAAATGTGTAGAAAGGTCTGGTATTCCTAGAATAAGCTGTTCAGGTGCTCATGGGTATGAAGGTTCCCACGCAGTTAATGCTGCCAGGTTAGTTAAGGAAAATACTTCCTTAGAACTTTTGGTTAATGTGGGGGCTGATTTAAATAAAGAATCGTTAAAAGAACTTGGTAAATATGAAACTGATACAATATGTTGTAATTTGGAAACTGTAAATCAAAACCTCTTTAATGAACTTAAACCAGGCGAAAAATTAGAAGATAGAATAAAAATATGTAATAATATATCTGATTCTGGAATAGAACTCTCTTCAGGACTTTTAATTGGATTAGGTGAATCATATATGGATCGGGCTGATCACCTGCTTTATCTTAAAAAGTTCAAGACACTTGGAGAAATTCCGATAATGGGATTCAATCCATACAGAGATACTCCTATGGAATATTACCCTCCATGTTCTTTGATTGAACAGATTAAAACAATTGCAATAACCAGATTAGTCTTCCCTGATCTCAGGATAACTGTGCCTACTCCTACAATCGGCCCAAAAAATGTTAAATATCCATTAATTGCTGGAGCTAACAATTTAGCTACTGTAATTCCTGAAGATTATCCATCTAATGTTAAAGGAGTTGGATCTTCATCTTATGGAAATCTTAAAGATGTGGTAAGTATTGTTAAAGAGCTTGGATTAAAATTAGAATCATAA
- a CDS encoding FeGP cofactor biosynthesis guanylyltransferase HcgB family protein — translation MKLEKIIKNACEESISESRTGDTEDEIKFIQNYLKSAQKIIVPSRNTVKLNIINSVLKEFGLQEAEQLHINTSAADLNRLPALSKAIMALDQCECDLIISRGRLGVPGSGSMLVIIDKKGRILTAATSPSHVVHKKEVKDAVSGEIVHALEGIGLKRIK, via the coding sequence ATGAAACTTGAAAAAATAATCAAAAATGCATGTGAAGAATCAATCAGCGAATCAAGGACAGGTGATACAGAAGATGAAATTAAATTCATCCAGAATTATTTAAAGTCTGCCCAGAAAATTATAGTTCCAAGCAGGAATACTGTAAAATTAAATATTATAAACAGTGTATTAAAAGAATTTGGACTTCAAGAAGCTGAACAACTGCATATCAATACCAGTGCAGCTGATTTGAACAGATTACCTGCACTTTCAAAGGCCATTATGGCTCTTGATCAGTGTGAGTGTGATCTAATAATTTCTAGAGGCCGTCTTGGTGTTCCAGGTTCAGGTTCAATGCTTGTAATAATCGATAAGAAGGGTAGAATTCTCACTGCAGCGACTTCTCCTTCCCATGTTGTGCATAAAAAAGAGGTGAAGGATGCAGTCAGCGGTGAAATCGTGCATGCGCTGGAAGGAATTGGGTTAAAGAGGATAAAATGA
- a CDS encoding SAM-dependent methyltransferase HcgC family protein, producing the protein MKYDTGITSEVFTVTSRMRVEDIIKKITEIKCNAALDWINSLNVNIENSVVVGAYLTGIELSKRLKRISNVTVIDIYPHMEKFVEKDVEFNSDLMKIKDADLVVDTTGLGGLRPKIAKLINGNVFLVEDPVSDGSDNPIRQKNNIINRLRLSNSNCRGILKTEGLNSKTSGTMTLTVEVLRKSLEDVLKRSGVLYGIAGMEFYEGALFKEKDVDKFLRLIKKPALTVSTLEPLSCDEIIENYLKKIGSEVKNVGL; encoded by the coding sequence ATGAAATACGATACTGGGATTACTTCAGAAGTTTTCACTGTCACTTCAAGGATGAGGGTCGAAGATATCATTAAAAAAATAACTGAAATAAAATGTAATGCCGCGCTTGACTGGATAAACTCTTTAAATGTAAATATAGAGAACTCAGTTGTAGTAGGGGCATATCTCACAGGAATTGAATTATCCAAAAGACTTAAAAGAATTTCAAATGTTACAGTTATTGATATTTATCCCCACATGGAAAAATTTGTTGAAAAGGATGTTGAATTCAATTCAGATTTAATGAAGATTAAAGACGCAGATCTGGTTGTGGATACTACTGGTTTAGGTGGACTTAGACCTAAAATAGCTAAACTTATTAATGGTAACGTTTTTCTAGTTGAAGATCCAGTATCAGACGGTAGTGACAATCCAATACGCCAAAAAAATAATATAATAAATAGATTACGACTATCTAACTCAAATTGTAGGGGAATTCTAAAAACAGAAGGTTTAAATTCCAAAACATCAGGCACAATGACATTAACTGTAGAAGTTTTAAGGAAAAGTCTTGAAGATGTCCTAAAAAGATCTGGTGTTTTGTATGGCATAGCCGGTATGGAATTCTATGAGGGGGCACTTTTTAAAGAAAAAGATGTTGATAAGTTTTTAAGGCTTATTAAAAAACCTGCACTTACAGTTTCAACACTTGAACCACTTTCATGTGATGAAATAATCGAAAATTATCTTAAAAAAATAGGCAGCGAGGTAAAAAATGTTGGCCTCTGA
- a CDS encoding Nif3-like dinuclear metal center hexameric protein encodes MLASELFNAINKIAPPYLALKNDRIGYLGPGNPEEMEIDKVQVRMDILPWEYPSNSDIVVCHHPPLFEPDFPVYVVHSNWDIVNGGANDALAECLNLWVLDVLDEKTGIGRICSTVTTIEKFIKNISRAIPTDHIKIVGNQQKIIKKIAVVSGFGLNNLEYINLAYKKGADVYISGDLTHQSAILAEKLGLCVIDATHHATEIPGLIKLCDFISKLGVKAEFVDGEVPWKTIKI; translated from the coding sequence ATGTTGGCCTCTGAACTTTTTAATGCCATTAACAAAATAGCCCCTCCTTATTTGGCCCTTAAAAATGATAGAATAGGTTATTTAGGTCCAGGAAATCCTGAAGAAATGGAAATAGATAAAGTTCAAGTAAGAATGGATATTCTCCCGTGGGAATATCCGTCTAATTCAGATATTGTGGTTTGTCATCATCCTCCCCTCTTTGAGCCAGATTTTCCAGTATATGTTGTTCACTCAAATTGGGATATTGTAAATGGGGGAGCAAATGATGCTCTTGCGGAGTGTTTAAATTTATGGGTTTTGGATGTTTTAGATGAAAAAACAGGCATTGGTAGAATTTGCTCCACAGTTACAACCATTGAAAAATTTATCAAAAATATATCAAGAGCCATACCTACAGATCACATTAAAATAGTAGGTAATCAACAGAAAATAATTAAAAAAATTGCTGTTGTTTCTGGATTTGGCCTTAATAACCTTGAATATATAAATTTAGCATACAAAAAAGGTGCAGATGTCTATATATCTGGAGATTTAACTCACCAAAGTGCTATACTTGCAGAAAAATTGGGGTTATGCGTTATTGATGCTACTCATCATGCTACTGAAATTCCTGGATTGATAAAACTATGTGATTTCATATCTAAATTAGGAGTTAAAGCTGAATTTGTAGATGGAGAAGTACCATGGAAAACTATTAAAATTTAG
- a CDS encoding ThiF family adenylyltransferase, translating into MMGEVLENKIQSIGELENKKVSNGHVTLVGVGRLGLRIGINLIQVHRGGPKEISAFDGQKISKSDIIFKILGGNFGDYKVDFLKNICTHPESLRKVTAFKEDITKNNLDLIKGNVVSIQSAGGNTIPTTAAIIKRAHEIGAKTISTAGVFGIGEEKITVMDISEVDDSNPVVKELRAHGIEENHKIVTTGRFIEDNIPITPYVLDAYSIIMTKEILKLLI; encoded by the coding sequence ATGATGGGTGAAGTTCTAGAAAACAAAATACAGAGTATTGGTGAATTAGAAAATAAGAAAGTATCTAATGGACATGTAACACTGGTCGGCGTAGGTAGATTGGGGTTGAGGATAGGTATAAATTTAATACAGGTTCATAGAGGAGGTCCAAAAGAGATCAGTGCTTTTGACGGCCAGAAAATTTCAAAGTCAGATATAATATTTAAGATTCTTGGAGGGAATTTTGGAGATTATAAAGTGGATTTTCTAAAAAACATTTGCACGCATCCAGAGAGTTTAAGGAAAGTAACTGCATTTAAAGAAGATATAACCAAAAATAATTTAGATCTTATAAAAGGAAATGTTGTTTCCATACAATCTGCGGGAGGGAACACTATCCCTACTACCGCAGCTATTATTAAAAGAGCCCATGAAATTGGAGCAAAAACAATAAGTACTGCCGGCGTTTTTGGTATTGGAGAAGAAAAAATAACTGTTATGGATATCTCTGAGGTAGATGACAGTAATCCTGTGGTTAAAGAACTTAGAGCGCATGGAATTGAAGAAAATCACAAAATAGTAACTACTGGAAGGTTCATTGAGGACAATATACCAATTACACCTTACGTTTTAGATGCGTATTCTATTATAATGACTAAAGAAATTTTAAAACTATTGATATGA
- a CDS encoding UPF0254 family protein, with protein MIKVATAECFTHGHIAREIHAISQGYDGEFGPNYPLLKNVTQDLTVVCGIFAPTLSALQKVLKVDPPEPLKLIRGIKVYDEENDKKVAVMMAEAVKDLLEADMGIGTTAGIGRGGIAISTDEYTVVTSSGFYADITTHDSSRLLKRQECGIKKALSIFRDVLNDNMGKIKEYENIEIINNEK; from the coding sequence ATGATTAAAGTAGCAACTGCAGAGTGTTTTACACATGGACATATTGCAAGGGAAATACATGCAATTTCCCAAGGATACGATGGTGAATTTGGCCCTAACTACCCTTTATTAAAGAATGTTACTCAAGATTTGACTGTAGTGTGTGGAATTTTTGCCCCTACATTATCAGCACTTCAAAAAGTTTTAAAAGTAGATCCTCCTGAACCTTTAAAATTAATTCGTGGAATAAAAGTTTACGATGAAGAAAACGACAAAAAAGTGGCAGTTATGATGGCAGAAGCCGTGAAAGATCTTTTAGAGGCAGATATGGGAATTGGGACAACTGCAGGTATTGGGAGGGGAGGTATCGCTATATCAACTGATGAATATACTGTTGTGACCAGTTCTGGATTTTATGCAGATATTACAACTCATGATTCGTCACGATTACTCAAAAGGCAGGAATGCGGTATCAAAAAAGCATTATCTATTTTTAGGGATGTGTTGAACGATAATATGGGTAAAATAAAGGAATATGAAAATATTGAGATTATAAATAATGAAAAATGA
- a CDS encoding cobaltochelatase subunit CobN, with the protein MKNRIIKRYVVLMMLAVLFVLSICGTVAADDTKTGDDLNNSVVERSTAQNNDNGSLKDIDPRIYGVVKVNKSPVSGAKITIINPNNNSVIASGTTNSTGNYDVSFVSNLTQFKVNIAYSTYKNYTTTVTPAGSPIPTAELNHTFVPSKMLKSVKMVIFVAGSRVGVVDRVMNDVYLNNLVPEGYDFELKIFSEDTLSTDSATFKRFSEALKTANIFLMVNPGTNTFTATLSPVVQKMPSGSKVYLLGGSNPLTDSTNVTTLGIASSILNSNLSPENIRRGMLQALKEYKAIDSSTNTTVITLPTEFVYHPDTTKIFNTRQEYVDWYISAGKYKANGPWVGLLFHSWYYGANDLEAYNDLIHELEKRGANVIVPIFSNFATTANKFFIVNGTPAIDVLITHLHSGMTDNASLDIIDKLNIPILSPVHVFLQDTLDGYLASSTGLTGNELTTWIITPEINGRSQPVLIGGSMSVGTDPTTGTDIKVFTPYQPGIDQLADRAVAWGNLKHKLNQDKKLALIYFDNTHDEGMPVGGSLNIEASLANILKALANEGYNVGSLNTANLTASSILALINDHGRNIVNYTQQDLANLIKKGAPTMSVQRYLQLYNALPLKLRQEVEAVWGPAPGNLMIYNGRIVFPGIMMGNIFMGPQPIWKWNGNSSSLDNDTLPPTHQYIAFYLWLQEDFNADAVVHTGEHGTLELLPGHSSGMTEDNWPNTLIGGMPNIYIFSGTNDNAKRRAYAVLISHLTPPVVETALYGNLLEMHDLLNSFDDAYNRNDNERMALLKTQILNKINNETGLKERLGMDSKTGFGTVLNRLHDYLHELQSLLTPYGLHTFGELPDNETLEKFIAAIIAYDPGNRTGQHDYILSLLNQSVTNEMASLINALNGGFVKPGVVGDPVRDLTSMPTGKNTYSFDPRKVPDAAALAIGTATVEAVLKQYLADNKGKYPETMGTSIRGGEVITTNGESIATIFYLLGVKPVYVSGTVVGIEVIPLSEMGGRPRIDVLIGASVSFINVCPNIIALIDNAIKQVALLDEPTNKNYVRKHYLAMMGQLKKELLSKGLSQTEAQTQAERLARARIFGLPPGADPHAMGTARILRSSETWTEEELAEAYLEYESCLYGDGLYGVPGRSVMEKLLMTVETSMVITPRVTNGATAPTYRGITMIEFMVKRLTGRNITSYVVNTGNARIDGSTITGISVKTLKEALYDSITMTLLNPVWREGMLNEGPAGQRRVALAVRSMYTLNINGAVDPDMWQEIADMYLFGKNRLTDPDARAMIANVVNQLNKRGMMQLSSDQVKSLNKILGLPEQNNNSNNNQNSTNVVKAPQGVEGTSDINTGSSGGSVGDSGQVVQAVAVAADAGQSAGDQGQTAYEISKAESQGSTEDEMPLTAGIIGVILIISLLTVGYFKGGLLNFLGFTKK; encoded by the coding sequence ATGAAAAATAGAATAATTAAGCGATATGTGGTATTAATGATGCTAGCGGTTCTTTTTGTATTGAGTATTTGTGGAACGGTAGCAGCAGATGATACTAAAACTGGAGATGATTTAAACAATAGTGTTGTAGAACGATCTACTGCACAAAATAATGATAATGGAAGTTTAAAGGATATTGATCCGCGGATATATGGGGTTGTTAAAGTTAATAAGTCCCCGGTTAGCGGTGCCAAGATCACTATAATTAACCCAAATAATAATTCGGTTATTGCTTCAGGGACTACAAACTCCACTGGAAATTATGATGTCAGTTTTGTATCTAATCTCACGCAATTCAAAGTGAATATAGCATATTCTACCTATAAGAATTACACGACTACAGTAACACCTGCTGGTTCTCCAATACCAACAGCAGAACTAAATCACACATTTGTACCATCAAAGATGTTGAAATCAGTGAAAATGGTTATATTTGTCGCAGGTAGTAGGGTAGGGGTCGTTGATCGAGTAATGAACGATGTTTACCTGAATAATCTGGTTCCAGAAGGATATGATTTTGAATTAAAGATATTCTCTGAAGATACATTGTCTACAGATTCCGCAACATTCAAAAGGTTTTCTGAGGCATTAAAAACAGCGAATATTTTCCTGATGGTTAACCCCGGTACTAATACGTTCACAGCGACCCTTTCACCGGTTGTACAGAAAATGCCATCTGGCTCTAAGGTGTATTTACTGGGGGGATCTAATCCTTTAACAGATAGTACTAATGTAACAACGCTGGGTATAGCTTCTTCCATCTTAAATTCCAATTTAAGTCCTGAAAACATTAGAAGAGGTATGTTACAAGCATTAAAAGAGTATAAAGCTATTGATAGTTCGACAAATACCACAGTAATTACACTACCTACAGAATTTGTTTACCATCCAGATACCACAAAAATTTTCAATACCAGGCAGGAGTATGTGGACTGGTATATTTCAGCAGGTAAATACAAAGCAAATGGTCCATGGGTGGGATTGTTATTCCACAGCTGGTACTATGGTGCCAATGATCTGGAGGCATACAATGATTTAATCCATGAATTGGAAAAACGCGGAGCTAATGTAATAGTCCCTATATTTTCAAACTTTGCAACCACAGCCAATAAATTCTTCATAGTAAACGGTACTCCGGCTATAGATGTTCTGATTACTCATTTACATAGTGGAATGACTGATAATGCAAGTTTAGATATAATTGATAAGTTAAATATACCTATACTTAGCCCAGTACACGTGTTCCTTCAAGATACTCTTGACGGTTATCTTGCAAGCAGCACAGGGCTTACTGGTAACGAATTAACCACATGGATTATAACTCCTGAAATAAATGGACGTTCTCAACCTGTTCTTATAGGTGGGTCCATGAGTGTAGGTACTGATCCGACTACTGGTACGGATATTAAGGTGTTTACTCCTTACCAGCCAGGCATTGATCAGCTGGCAGATAGGGCTGTTGCATGGGGTAATTTGAAGCATAAACTTAATCAGGATAAAAAACTTGCTTTGATATACTTCGACAACACTCACGATGAGGGAATGCCTGTCGGGGGCAGTCTTAATATTGAAGCTAGTCTGGCAAATATCCTTAAAGCTCTGGCTAATGAAGGGTACAATGTAGGATCTCTGAACACCGCTAATTTGACTGCAAGCAGTATTTTGGCTTTAATTAATGACCATGGACGTAATATTGTAAATTATACTCAACAGGATCTGGCGAATCTTATCAAGAAAGGCGCGCCTACTATGTCTGTACAGAGATATCTTCAGTTATACAATGCTTTACCATTGAAACTGCGTCAGGAAGTTGAAGCTGTTTGGGGCCCTGCTCCTGGAAACCTGATGATTTATAACGGCCGGATCGTATTCCCTGGAATAATGATGGGCAATATCTTCATGGGACCACAGCCGATCTGGAAGTGGAATGGTAATTCATCCAGTCTAGATAATGACACCTTACCTCCGACTCACCAGTACATTGCTTTCTACCTGTGGCTGCAGGAAGATTTTAACGCTGATGCAGTGGTTCATACTGGAGAGCACGGTACACTGGAACTTCTTCCAGGACATAGTAGTGGTATGACTGAGGACAACTGGCCAAACACGCTTATTGGTGGAATGCCTAATATCTACATTTTCTCCGGTACCAATGATAATGCTAAGAGGCGTGCATATGCAGTACTTATTTCTCATTTGACCCCGCCTGTTGTTGAAACAGCATTATATGGTAATCTATTGGAAATGCATGATCTGTTAAATTCATTTGATGATGCCTACAATAGAAACGATAATGAAAGAATGGCTCTTTTAAAGACTCAGATTCTAAATAAAATCAACAATGAAACGGGTTTAAAAGAAAGGTTAGGTATGGACTCTAAAACAGGATTTGGAACAGTTTTGAACAGGTTGCATGATTATCTTCATGAACTGCAATCACTGCTGACTCCATATGGTCTGCATACTTTTGGCGAATTGCCAGATAATGAAACTCTGGAGAAATTTATTGCAGCTATCATTGCATATGATCCCGGAAACAGAACAGGTCAACATGATTACATCCTTAGTCTTCTGAATCAGAGCGTAACTAATGAGATGGCTTCTTTGATTAATGCTTTAAACGGAGGCTTTGTCAAACCAGGGGTGGTCGGTGATCCCGTAAGAGATTTAACATCAATGCCTACTGGAAAAAATACGTATTCATTTGACCCTAGAAAAGTTCCTGATGCAGCCGCATTGGCTATTGGTACTGCAACAGTAGAAGCTGTGTTAAAACAGTATCTGGCTGACAATAAAGGTAAGTATCCTGAAACTATGGGTACTTCTATACGTGGAGGAGAAGTGATAACTACCAATGGTGAAAGTATTGCCACTATTTTCTATTTACTGGGTGTAAAACCAGTATATGTAAGTGGAACAGTTGTGGGAATTGAAGTGATTCCTCTAAGTGAAATGGGAGGAAGGCCCAGAATTGATGTACTTATTGGCGCTTCTGTTAGTTTCATTAACGTATGTCCTAATATAATAGCACTCATTGACAACGCCATCAAACAAGTAGCTCTTTTAGATGAGCCCACTAACAAAAATTATGTGCGCAAACATTATCTGGCTATGATGGGTCAATTAAAAAAAGAGCTGTTATCAAAGGGATTGAGTCAAACTGAAGCACAGACTCAGGCAGAACGTCTGGCAAGGGCAAGAATATTTGGCTTACCGCCGGGTGCTGATCCTCATGCAATGGGAACTGCAAGAATTTTGCGTTCTTCTGAAACATGGACTGAGGAAGAGCTTGCAGAAGCTTACTTAGAATATGAGTCATGTCTGTATGGTGATGGCTTGTATGGGGTACCTGGCCGTTCAGTAATGGAAAAATTGTTAATGACTGTTGAAACTAGTATGGTAATTACTCCTCGTGTAACCAACGGCGCAACTGCACCAACTTACAGGGGTATAACTATGATAGAATTCATGGTCAAACGCCTTACTGGTAGAAATATAACAAGCTATGTTGTTAACACAGGCAATGCGCGAATTGATGGAAGCACTATCACTGGTATTAGTGTAAAAACATTAAAAGAAGCATTATATGATAGCATAACCATGACTCTGCTTAATCCAGTTTGGAGAGAAGGCATGTTGAATGAAGGACCTGCAGGACAGAGGCGTGTGGCTCTGGCCGTACGTAGCATGTATACATTAAATATTAATGGTGCAGTAGATCCTGATATGTGGCAGGAAATAGCCGATATGTACTTATTTGGTAAAAACAGGCTTACGGATCCTGATGCAAGAGCAATGATTGCAAACGTGGTTAATCAGCTTAATAAACGTGGCATGATGCAGCTTTCTTCGGATCAAGTTAAGTCATTGAATAAGATCTTGGGATTACCTGAACAAAATAACAACTCGAATAATAATCAGAATAGTACTAATGTAGTAAAAGCTCCCCAGGGAGTGGAAGGAACTTCTGATATCAACACGGGTTCTTCAGGTGGTTCTGTAGGTGATTCTGGGCAGGTTGTTCAGGCAGTTGCAGTGGCTGCTGATGCAGGCCAAAGTGCAGGTGATCAGGGACAGACAGCTTATGAAATCTCTAAAGCAGAATCTCAGGGTTCTACAGAAGATGAAATGCCATTAACAGCAGGAATAATAGGAGTTATTTTGATAATTAGCCTTTTGACAGTAGGTTACTTTAAGGGTGGCTTATTGAACTTTTTAGGTTTCACTAAAAAATAA